TctctttaaaatgcctttacatTCTAAACTGTTAGGGAGACATTAAGTCTCGCTTCCTATGATACAACATAATCCAGCCTGATCCTGACTTCACCTACCCCCCGGGCCAAAGAAAATAGATTCAAAATCTGAATTCTCACATGTTTTTACAGACCATCTTCAAGATACACACTCTGTTTTTTTAAAGCGAACTTCCCTGTTTCACAACTGGTTTCCACAAGAAGAAACTCAAGATAAAAATTTCAGTCCCTTATAAACTGACACAGCCATCTCAAAATGTCAGTCTGTGCATTCCACTAAAACACGAACCATCAATCAGAAATAATCTGTCTCCTGCAAGATTTCACTCAAGTTCACAAATGTGAGATGATTCTGTTGGCATCAACTAtggagcttttcttttttcttgagGGGGAGGGAGCACCCAGCTCTGATTTATCagtataaattttttttttcatggcaataattttcagtattttctcagtaatgattctttttaaaatgtcctTCTTGAGACGTGTTTTTTAATCTCTGCTCTCTGTTACGACTACATGTACAAAATTTTATAGGCTTATAATTCTGTATGCTATATagaaacataaataaaaaccTAGAGGtcaacataaataaaataaaacttttattttttaaataaaattatgttttggTTAAAGAAAAGATAGTGTGTCATTTTTGTTAGTAGTACAGACAATTTTTTATCCAAAAGAATACATTGTGCTTTATTGTGTCATTTGTCTGAATACAGACTCAGTGGAATATCTAAATGATACCCTGTTCTGAACTCCAAGTTGAAAGTAAGTTTTTATTATACTTGAGGGAAACAATGGGTTCAGCTGCTTATTGCAAGGAGCAATTGTCAAGGGAGAGTTAAACTCAATTACTGTAACCATACTGAATAAAAAATACTGCCAAGAACAAAAATACGCCTGGGTAAAGACAGCTACTGAATAAAAAAATCGACATAAAGCgtatcaaatatttatttatctggGCAACAAAGGACTATGATACATTGATAGGCATGGAAACTACTGCCGGCACAACTCAATACAACACAACTATAACTGCTTCCAATATGGCCAGTGGAAATACAGGATACCAGGTGGTCCCAAATGTTTGAagttctttgggaaaaaaaaaaaaaaaaaggagaaaaataaaaacaaaagaaagggagagaaaaaaagaggggaaaaaaaggaaagtaaagcTAAATCTTGTTTTAAAAGACAATATTAATTTATTGCTCTGTTGGTGCTTTTGGGAGAAGGACAGtggatgaaaataatttttttcatcttccacAACACATAAGGGTTGTAAAACCACTAACATGTTTAAAAACCTTGCCAGGGTCCAACATCACTTTATTTTATCTTCAATGAGAAACTAAATGTCATActaattatatataaaaattaacggttttttatttgttcagCTGCTTCATTGTCGCTTTTAACATGCTACAATAGGGCTAAAAATGATGAATCCCAgagaaaaacccccaaaaaacctctgATATCTAAATAAGTACCATGAACCACATGATGAACTAAGAGGGGAAGATTTAAAACCCACTAAACAAGAGGTAAACGAGATCAccagataaataaaaaaaggcTTAAAACAGACTCACCATATTTACAATTCCCATTAAATtacacataaataaatatatacatacatgaACACTGATTCCCTTATATAATAACCGTGAATCGTGTTGCAATAGAAAGTTCAAGTTGGTCGCTTTACCTTGGACAGGAAAAAGTTCTACAACTGAAGATATGACATGGAACTGCTTGTGTTTTGTGTTCAAGTTTATTCACAATACTGATAAAATGTCATCAGTCCTCTTTGTCTTTTGTATGTCTGCTGTTGCCGTtgtattttttcactgttttttttcatttttagtatGGCTACAATCTTAACTGAAGTTTATGTAAGGGAAGGTGGTGATTCAGTCCGGTGAAGCTCATAgaattttaaagtattatttatttctttttgtttgttttttaatttttaatatatttttagaaaaaagtccttttcttttttgttttattttttgttgttttttttttcttcttttgttttatttaaaaaaaagttcacAAACTCAAGacagaacttttttttctttgctggcTCCGTCCCCCTGTTCTGTTCTCTTAGGCTccaaactggggaaaaaacGATGGTGGCAGTGGGAAGAGGGGGGAATTTAAGCAGGAGCAAATGGAAATGTGGATTCTGGGAAGGGGTGTGGAGAGAGGGCAGAGCAGTCCTGCAGAGTCAGAGAACAGGACTGGCAGAAGGACGCTCATTCTGTTGCTGTAGCCTGGGGTGCTGGGTGccggggagagggaggagggagatgAATGGATCGATGGGCTAtgagggggaagggagaggaacGTGTGTGTGGGGGGGATCCTCACTTTCGGTGCTTCTCCTCTTTGTCGCCGCTTTTGGTGCTGTTGTCTGTGTGGCTGTTGGGGTTGTTGCTGAGGTACATTTTGTCCATGGCCTTGAGCGCCTCGGTGAGATAGTTCTgcagggcagtgacagcagcacatACCGCCGGGCTCCCAAAGCCGTGCGAGATGAGGTTGAAGTGGGTCAGGCAGCTCTGGATGCCCGGCTCCAAAATGGGGTTGGGCCGCGAGTTCCCCAGGGGAGATCGGTCCTGAGCCAGCAGGTCGGTGAACTCTTTACAGATCTGTCTGTAGCACAAATGGAGCAGAGAgacagagggagggagagaggaagggagggagggagggaaggaagggaagagagagggagagaaatgaACCATCACTGGTGGCAGCAAAGCCTGTGCATTCTCCCTGCTAGATTGCACAAGCCCCTGGATCAAGGGGGCTCCTGCTCCTGAGCACACACactctcctttctccctctcctctctaTGCATCCTTCCCCAGTTCTCACACTTCCCTGGCATGCACAAACCTCTTCCCTTCACCCTGCATGCACACACAACAGCACACCACACATTacaccccagccccatccaacaCACAGGCAGGCAACAGGAACATGGAGACACATGCCTCTTGCCCCACCACTCTCTATATCTCATCCCCCAATACTCTCCACAAACACACATCCCTGTCCAGCTGCAGTTTGGAGCACAAACACAGTTTAAAGTTCCTGAGCAGGCTTAATACACAGGCTATGATAACCGAAGGTAAGCTAAGGGATTTATCCACATCTTAGAATAttccttttttggggggaacCAGAGAGAGATATGGGCCTCTTCCTTCACAAGGCTAAAACACACACCTGCATGCCAGGAAGAATGAGTGAGGGCAGAGCCGGCAACTGAGGATTTAAATTAGGGTATTCTGAAACATTTAGATATACATATCTCTATCTCCAAATCCAAAGGGACCTTTCCACACAGGGGAAGGCTGACGCTAACCAGTGCCTGGAAATTTCCTTCCAGGGAGGTGAAAAGGGAGGATACGAGGGCATGGAGCAGAAGATAGGTTATATCACCCACTCACTGCACAAATGGTTGGAGAAATAACACACCTTACAGCAAGACAGTTCAGAGGCGTGTTGAAACAGTTTGTATTCTAAAACCCACGTTAATGTCTTACAGCCAATAAAGCAGATCCCATCTCCTGCTTGTGTCCTCTGGCACTATGCCCTTTGGTGACACCTCCATTGGTAATTAAGGGCTACTGAACAACCCTTTTAATTTCCAGCAAACATACCAAaacaataattttctttttcacacaCCACCTGGAAGTCTAAGCAGCCCCACCAACGATAAACTCCACTAGCATTTTAACTGCATACAGattgtaatttaaaatatatttttaatatcccTGTATCAGCTAAGTAACAGAACTGCTTAGGCAGGAAGAACCATTCCTGATTTTAATGAACTGAAATCGGTTCAATGTGCCAGTTTTATTTTACTGTCAATGGGAGGACTTCCCCTTCTACTTAAATTGATAAGCTAAGCGAATAGGCCCAGAAGATGTTTTGCTTTCAAGAATGACTACTTTTTCTGTAACTTAACATCCATCCTCAATTTGCACAATTCGTATTCAAGGTAATCTACACAAACTGATTTGGAGGAAACCAAGCTGGTATGTAGAGTTCTCCTATACCAGGAGGGCCAACACACACCCTCACAACCTACAAAGCCATCAGCCACTTGTTATGCAGCAAACAAATATCTTCACAAATAAAAGCCCCAAACTTGACTTTGTCCCCCTCCCTCATTTCTAAGCAACATGCCAGAAAGTTAAATGTCTTACTTTGTAGCTAGAAGCATGTTTTTTCTTGTGACTTGCTCGTTTGGATCGGAATGTTGTCGGTTGAGAAATTCAGCTACTGCTTTGGCAGGAAATTCTGTCTCACAAACGTACCCAAAATCTCTAGCTAGATGTACTGCTTCTCCTGAATAGGGAGGCAGGGGTGGGGATGGAAAGAAGCACAGCTCATCAGTACACATCAAACAGAGGCAAAAATCCATTTgaaaaaaactcagaaaaagCACTACATTCTACTTGGGCTTTTCTTCTCAAAAGCTTGgacattttctctttgaaaaagTTAGGGCCAGAAATGCTAATTACATCTTATCTTGCAGTTTTCTTTGCTTCAGTTGAAGGTAATGCAAATGCATATTTTCATAACAATTGTTATGAGTGAAAGCTCACAtaagaattttttaatttcacattgACTAAGAGATACTTTTAGCCAGACAGGGTCCATCCACCTAGAATGTGTGCTTCGATTTACATCTCCATACCTAGAGAGAGCTATTTATGTACATTTTATTCACAGCTATTTACTCTGAAAATGTGTTTGCCTCAGCCACATTTCTATATTCTTTTGCAATGCATCAATGATTAATATTGATCATAATTACTCCTAGAGCTCTTctaaataaaatgcattaaacAGCTAAGTGTTTAAAATTTAACTTGATCGCATATAATTATATGTTCACCCCCAAACAATTAACCATGAGAATTTTAGGGTCATTCCACCGAGTCTGTCTGTTTTGTTGATTTTCAAATCTTTGGTTTTAATTTCCTGAACCAGTTGGTTTTTACTGCAGGGCTTCCTGCCATTAGCTCTAGCTCCGGAAGAACGCATGCGCCAATTAGAGCTTCAAAGCCTCAGTCCAGTGAGCTTGTTTCCATAAAATGGAGCGGATCATAAACAATAACAGTACTCTAGAAACTGCCTCATCGCTATGGGACTCGAAGCTCCTGCAATGTTTATACTATCATCTCCCCAAAATTAGCCACCATCACTAAGTTATCTGAAGATCAGgcctctggttttgtttttcttttttttttaatcattctTTTCAAAGCCATTGTATATGAAAGCCAAACAGAACAATGGATTACCATAAAACCTCCATATTCATTAATATCACAAATAATGCTAAGCATCTACCAAATCTAGACTTTTTACAAGTTTTCCCCTCGTGATTTTTTTACCACAGCATGTCAATGCAATTGCAAAGCCTTTTCAGAAACACAAAGACGCGGTAATTCTCATGCGGTATAAATATAGTTTGTTCACTAATCCcgatgtttaaaaaaatgacaCCTGGTATCACTGCATAGCGCTTCTTTCCCCAGCGCTTCTTTTCCCGTCCCTTTGAACATGAAACATTTCTCACAGAATGCGAAGCATGACAACAACACAAATTCCTGCCTACACAACCAAACTTAAGTTGAACCTGGACAGTTCAGGCTGAGTTTAAAAGCACTTTACAAACCGAACCAGTCTAAAATGCAGCCAAACTCATACCTaaggggaaaggagaggggTCTATCTGGAAGCCTCAGGCatactttgtttcagccagTGTGACACAGCCACTGCTTCAAGACTAAATGACTGCAAACTCTTAAGCTTCCCACCTCCCCGCACAGACAGCATAGGACATCCCAAAAAATTACAAGTTGAATCTTTTCTAGCCAAAGCAAAGCAGAGGATAATGATATAGCCAAGGGAACATGTGTTCTGAAAATGAGAACCAAAAGGGAGTGGGGGCTAGCAGTGGTGCAACTTTGAGGCTTTCAGGACACCATTAATTCATGGCTGAGGTCAAGGATTCCCAAATTAATTCAGGAAGTAATGGTCACGCATTTCTCAAATGCAGATGTCAGAAAAGTTAAATGATTTACTGTTatgtggctgcaggctgggagggAGAACAAACTTAAAGTAGCTGCAGTCTCTGACATTTAAAATTGCTTGGTTGTCTACCTGTGGCAGAAGAACAGCAGTGAAGTATAAGAGGCTCTGCTACCCGTAACTTCCAACTCGATACTCATCGGTCTCTTACACGGCTCATAAGCCCACAACCCTCCTTCATAGGGATCCTTCCCATACTGCTCCCAATGAGATCTGCTTACTCCACAGAGGGATTACTCATTTGAATGAGTGAGCAAGATGGGGCCCTGAAAACATCTAGTTTGGAaactaaaaagcaaataaataatagAAAGCTTTGCTGAGTCTGCAGGACTTGCACAAACCCATTTCAGGTTATAACAAAAAGCAAATGCACACAATTAACCTGATCTTCCTTTAAGACACAGAAAATAACGCCCTTCTAAATGCCAATGAGCAGCActgggaaaggagaaagaaaacctgaaTGACCCAACAGCAAGTTTTCTCCCATTTGGCAAAAGCAACAGGCACATTTTCCAAACAAGCCCTCCCAGCTCTTCGAGTCACTTACCCTCCACGAGCGATGTGAGCAAGGTAACATTAGCAGCTTTACGCCTCCCGGCTGGCAGGTTTAGTCCTATTTTGTCCAGTTTCTCCCTCAGAGATCTCCCTCCGTTTTTAGACTTTGCCCTGCACCACACAGAAAGGTGTTGAGAAATGGGGCCTGGGGGAACACCTGCTCCTACTCTGGCTCCCACCCACACATGCCCCCAACACatcctttcccagggaagggaatAAAGGGTTTAGGCACAAGGGATGGGATGTATGGCTGTGGGAGGCTCTAGACCAAGTGCTGCTGAAAGCTGAATCCCACATATAGGGACAGTGCTTTGGATGGTTCCACATCTAGAGAACAGTGGCCCTCACTAAGGTCTGGATCAGCCCTAGAGCTGACGCGGAGCTCTGAGGTGTCTCCCTGAGCTCCCAAGGTGCCATGGACACGGGGGCAGCTTCTCTCCAGGCGTGAAGGGAGGAGCCTGATttgcagggccagcagccccagagcaccACTGCCCTCACACCAAACTCTACGTGGCCCATCTGTGGCTTCGCAACAGAGCTGGGCTAagcggggctgcagagctgggagctgccttAATTAATGCTGGATGTTATTCCCTGCCCAGGCACTGCCTAATTGCCTGGGTGAGGccacggggtggggggggagcccatggcagggtgccTGCCACCAAGTcctgggggtgtgtgtgtgtgtgtgtgtgtgtgtccgtgGGGGGTGTTCATGGCCACGAGAAGGACAGGAACACGCAGGGCCCTCACGGCGGGGCTCGGGGGGCCGCGCAAGGCCGCGCGTTGCCACGGCGACAGCGCCCGGGCCCCCTCCCGCCGCCCGGCCGCGCGCGCCCCGCCCCCTAGCGGCGGCCGCCGCACTCCCCCCGCGCCACCGCCCCGCGTGGGCGCTcgtcctcctccttccctgcctccatccctccctccctgacTCCCTCCCGCCCGCACGGCACGGCCCGGCATCCCGCCTCCCGCGTCCCCCCGCCCCTCACCTCCGGAGCACTCCGCCCAGCAGGGAGGCGTTGAGGCACTCGGGCGGCGACAGGCGTCTCTGCACTTCCGCCACCGTGACCTTGTACTTGGAGGTGGAGCTGAGCAGCGAGAGGCGGCCCGGCACCGAGCAGAAGACCTCGTTGGGGTTCACCACCCCGCCGAAGAGCGCGTCCTTGTTGATGGGGATGGAGGAGACGGCGTTGTTGTTAGACTTGGAGAGGGACACGgggcctgcagggagggaggagcagggaggtgaggGTGAGGAGCGGGCGGGGAgccggggagggagggggaagcaCCCGAGCGGCTCTCAGCggccagccccggccccgcagcgccTGCGGGGCAGCGGGGACGCAGCGGGGGCACCCCTCCCCTTTCTCGTCGGGAGGCGCAGGGAGAGAGCCGGACATCCCTCGACCCGCAGCGGGGAAATTGAAAAGACCCCGCAGCCGCCCCCGCAGCCCCTGGCCGGCGCCGAGGCCGCCGGGTGCCGCACGTCGGTACCGCCGTGTCGGGCGGGCAGTGCCCGGGCAGCGGCGCAGCCAGCAAGATGTTGGGCAACCCCGGGGCCCCTCCAGCGCACAAATTTAGACGTGGAAAATCCCTAACGCGGCGGAGGAACGGCACCCCAAAATACAGCTTGATCCCTGCCCGGCGGCGGCCGGCAGGGACGTGCCGGGCCGTGCCGCCGTTCGGTGCCTCGGGTCCCGGCCgccttccctttctcctctgctttaGCCCGCTCTGCTTGGCGGGCACAGTCCAACCAAGCGGGGGGTTCTCTCCGTTTTGGATAGATCACTTGTGACATTAATAGCTCTGGGAAGGCTAATAGATACAACAGGAGTTAAACGAACTCTTGAGATTACTAATAAAAGAGCCAATTATCATGTCGACTTGGAAAGAGCATCTCTTAAGATTTATCCCTTGCACATCTAATTTGACGTGACAAAGGCTTTACAGGCGGGGGGTGTGGGGGTATGAAACCTCAGGTTCGCTGGCTGTACAGCGATTAGGGTTAGAGAGGAGAGTGCCTCTACTCAGCACCTCTCTCCTGTGATGGCCTGGGTACCCAAATTCCAGGCGGCCACGCAGTCACAGCACCcctcagagcaggcaggagctaGCTGCGCCTTACCCCGCCAGTTTTACTCCAACAGCGTCTCACTACACAGCATCCAAACACAAAACACATCCCTTTCCATCCAGAACCTGCTTTGCAAAATGCCCTGTACCACCTTCCCAATCCATCGGTTGTCCGAAGAATGACAGGAAATGAAAATCGAGTGAAAATTTGCAATAAATATTTAGCACGGTTTGGGTACCAGCTTCCAAGCAATTCAATTCAATTCCAAGTGAAGCAACCGCACAAAGCCAACGAAAACCAAATCACCATAACCACCGACAGACATCAGTTTCCAGAAACTCGCCCCTTGTTCTCCACCAGTCCACCTCATCACCGGCGTGatttaaataagaaaacccGAAGGAGGGGGAACAACGATTTCGCTTTCACAGCTCCAGTTTACCAACAACGATTCAAGCTCTCCACTCAGCCAGATGCACGGGGCAAACCATGAAACCCAGTTGTTCGCTAACGCACTAAAAGACCGGCTTGGATTTTCTAGATCATCTGCTAACATTTTTCCTCGTTAACGACAATAATAATTCAAATACCCGGCAAACGTGGCCATTTAAGAGGGCGGATTTCAATCCACATCGCCCGTTTTTCTTTGCTTCCAACCTTTCGGCCAACAGTACATGCCAGAGGAAggagcccggggccgggggctggaggggagaggggggaggcCGGGTAAGTCCTCCCTTCGAGCAGTCCCCAGCCTGTGACGACATGTTTGGTATGCGCAAGGAAGCAGCTTACCTTTCTTAATTACAGTTTGATCTGGGATGTTAATACCGGGGTCTTCTACGTGCTGTAACAAAAGGAAGAGGCAGGGATGTCAGTGTACAGCCACAACAAAAAAAGGCAGGGAGGGCTGAGGTGGGATGGGGTGAAGGAGAAGTTTTGTGCTCCCCCCATTCCTGGGCACGGTGTGGGGGATGGAAACAACAGATCCTGCACGGAAAGGGGTtggggggagaagggaggaaagaTATTTGGGGGAGGTTTCCTTTATCGAGAGGAATCCTGTGGCCCTCCCAGCTCTTCCCCCGATCCCcaagaaaaatataataaatcaCTCACACACCCCCGGGGGCCGAGTGGCCTTAAGCTTCTGAGGGCTCCCTCCTCCcgtcccttccctcctccccgggaagcagccccggcccggcccggcccttcCCCGCTGCTCTGCCCGCTCCCTCTCCCGCGCCCGCGGGAGGGAAAGCACAAAGGAGCGCGGAGCGGCGCGGTGCCGGGGGGGGCCCACGCACCCcgcgcggccccgggctccccCACTATTGTCCCCTCGCAGGTTCCGCGGTCGCGGCTACAGCTGGGGTTTGCGCGGCGGAGTCACGACGTGATTAGAAAGTCAAATGAAATCATGTTTTCTAATTCCAAAAACTGACAGGCAATATAATGTCTGGCTGTGTTTACAAATTAACACCAGTGCTGCTGAGATAGAAGATTTCGCAATCGTTACAAAACCCAGGCATTACCATTTAAAAAACTATTACTTCCTTCTCTAGTCTTTGTCCAACAATAATACTGATTCTAACATTTTCCATTCTGTCTTGGATTTATGCTCCTGTTAATTGTGCCTGATCTCAATGATTCCGGGTGGATGGTACTAAGTTGCTTTATTACAGGTTTTATTATACTCAATGCTCTCATTTGTAACTTGCCTAAAGTGCTTCTGGATTTAAGTATAATTAAATTGAGAAATGTTCAGAAATGACTACTGCTGCAGTTCTTGTGTTTTAACTATATGGGGAAATATGATCCCTTTATGCATGCACCCTAAACCCATAAAGTAAATGTAGTGTGGCATAATACTTTTATTTGTGTTATTTCTACACATATTCCGTACAGGGAGGACTGTTAAGTTTAAAATCCCACAGAGATATTTatgattaaataattttcacCATCTACTTGACTTTCTTAAATATTTAGCAGTCGTTTTTATTAAAGGTTAACTGTTGCAGCAACggaaaaattcaaaaattatCCTCTCAACTCAGATTTCtgtaacagatttttttaaagcagataaAATACACCTAAAAGATGCACCCTCTTATTTTATACTCTACTTCATGAAGCCTGCTGATTCAgtcttacagagaaaaaaaaaatggctaGACTGGTGCAAGGATTTAAACCAGATGGCATTTGGTTTTCACTAAGTATAGCAATGCTATTAATTCATAGACCTGAAGAGGAGGCTTCCTGAATCAGCCCACTGCCATGGAGCACAACTGAGGAGAGGGAGAATTCAAGAGAACATTTTAGGTCATGTTTTCCTACAGCAATCAGGGGCATGCAGTCAACAAATTAGTTTATTCTTACGATTGCCTCCATGTTATTTTATATCAAGTTTAAAGAGTCGACCTGCTTTTAACGGATCCAAATTGCTTACTAAATCCTCCACTTTGGAAAACGTATGCGTTTATTGCAAAACTGCTAAACACAACCAGCAATTTTCTGTGGCTAATTTAGCCAGATGAGGGCTGTAATAAATTCACTATTTTCTCTGAGTATAATTTACAAAAGATTTCAAAATGACCCCCAAAAATAGGTAAGTTCATCTGAACATTATCCTTGCAACACGAAACTGTACTCATTAAACTGTCAGCGAATATATTGTTGTAATATTTGATCCTGTAATTTGGGATGGCATTTCGGCAAAAATCACATCCAGATACCACAgttccctcctcctctttcctcctGCAAGTCGAGCAGCTTCAGTTCCTCAGCATGAGCTCTGTGGGCTTTAATAAATTTATTGCCATGTTCTAATTCCATTTTCAGGGAGAAACCCAGAAATATGAACTTTGATCACGACCTATCATGTTGCATAAGGCCACTTTCCTAACTGAACAATAGCCCTGGCTTGCTTTGTAAGTAGCCTGTGCACTAATGTCATGCTTAATTAGAAATCATTTATAAAGTCTGTACTCATCGATAATAGAATTAGGTCCCCCAAATAATGCATCCTCCAATAGGCTCCCAACATTTGATTTAATATAGGGTGTAGCAG
This sequence is a window from Anomalospiza imberbis isolate Cuckoo-Finch-1a 21T00152 chromosome 1, ASM3175350v1, whole genome shotgun sequence. Protein-coding genes within it:
- the TFAP2A gene encoding transcription factor AP-2-alpha isoform X2 — its product is MKMLWKLTDNIKYEECEERHDSTSNGTARLPQLGTVGQSPYTSAPPLSHTPNADFQPPYFPPPYQPIYPQSQDPYSHVNDPYSLNPLHAQPQPQHPGWPGQRQSQETGLLHTHRGLPHQLSGLDPRRDYRRHDDLLHAPHGLGSGLADLPLHSIPHAIEDVPHVEDPGINIPDQTVIKKGPVSLSKSNNNAVSSIPINKDALFGGVVNPNEVFCSVPGRLSLLSSTSKYKVTVAEVQRRLSPPECLNASLLGGVLRRAKSKNGGRSLREKLDKIGLNLPAGRRKAANVTLLTSLVEGEAVHLARDFGYVCETEFPAKAVAEFLNRQHSDPNEQVTRKNMLLATKQICKEFTDLLAQDRSPLGNSRPNPILEPGIQSCLTHFNLISHGFGSPAVCAAVTALQNYLTEALKAMDKMYLSNNPNSHTDNSTKSGDKEEKHRK
- the TFAP2A gene encoding transcription factor AP-2-alpha isoform X1; this translates as MLLGLPSPPAPGARWSQRWARTGGRGGGGGGGLTPRGGDTQKNFPSRFPGRGARRRACSAALGGRRGGSGEGSPSAARRRGMDGAAAAGGPAEPTPRKGGGGAAEGTKNQAGSEQPLFSLGFEAGYAQQPQPEERHDSTSNGTARLPQLGTVGQSPYTSAPPLSHTPNADFQPPYFPPPYQPIYPQSQDPYSHVNDPYSLNPLHAQPQPQHPGWPGQRQSQETGLLHTHRGLPHQLSGLDPRRDYRRHDDLLHAPHGLGSGLADLPLHSIPHAIEDVPHVEDPGINIPDQTVIKKGPVSLSKSNNNAVSSIPINKDALFGGVVNPNEVFCSVPGRLSLLSSTSKYKVTVAEVQRRLSPPECLNASLLGGVLRRAKSKNGGRSLREKLDKIGLNLPAGRRKAANVTLLTSLVEGEAVHLARDFGYVCETEFPAKAVAEFLNRQHSDPNEQVTRKNMLLATKQICKEFTDLLAQDRSPLGNSRPNPILEPGIQSCLTHFNLISHGFGSPAVCAAVTALQNYLTEALKAMDKMYLSNNPNSHTDNSTKSGDKEEKHRK
- the TFAP2A gene encoding transcription factor AP-2-alpha isoform X3, with translation MLVHSFSAMERHDSTSNGTARLPQLGTVGQSPYTSAPPLSHTPNADFQPPYFPPPYQPIYPQSQDPYSHVNDPYSLNPLHAQPQPQHPGWPGQRQSQETGLLHTHRGLPHQLSGLDPRRDYRRHDDLLHAPHGLGSGLADLPLHSIPHAIEDVPHVEDPGINIPDQTVIKKGPVSLSKSNNNAVSSIPINKDALFGGVVNPNEVFCSVPGRLSLLSSTSKYKVTVAEVQRRLSPPECLNASLLGGVLRRAKSKNGGRSLREKLDKIGLNLPAGRRKAANVTLLTSLVEGEAVHLARDFGYVCETEFPAKAVAEFLNRQHSDPNEQVTRKNMLLATKQICKEFTDLLAQDRSPLGNSRPNPILEPGIQSCLTHFNLISHGFGSPAVCAAVTALQNYLTEALKAMDKMYLSNNPNSHTDNSTKSGDKEEKHRK